The Penicillium psychrofluorescens genome assembly, chromosome: 2 nucleotide sequence GCCTGCTTCTCGTCCACACGGCCGTGCCGCTCGTGAACAAACAATGCCGCCATGCCACCGGGTCCACTGTTGAGATATTTGTAGCTGCACCACGCCGCAAAATCAACGTTCCAGTCATGGAGCCGCAGATCCACGTTCCCCGCGGCATGGGCGCAGTCCCAACCGATCAGTATGCCTTTGGAATGGGCGTGAGCGGTAATCTGTTCAATATCAAAGTACTGTCCTGTGTAGAATTGGATGGCCGAGAGAAGAATCAGCGCAGTACTCGAGGCGTTGTCATCAATGACTTTAAGAATTTGTTCCGTTGTCAGAATGGGAGAGTCTGTGCTTTCTGGCTCTATCAGAACCATGGCATCATCCGGGGTAAGATTGTGGTGGCGGATTTGAGATTCGACCGCATACTGTATGTGCTTAAATCAGTATGCTGTGACAATATATATATCACGGCAACACATACATGATCACTCGGAAACGCCTTCCCCTCTAGAACGATTCGATATTTCTCCTTGGTTGGGCGGTAAAAGCTCGCCATCAGGAAGTGCAAATTACCAGTCAGGGTCCCCATGACGGCGACCTCGCTCTGCAAAGCACCAACCACGGGCGCCATCAGCTTCGCTCCCGCGGTGTCCACATCCACAAATGGAGGTAGGAGCTGATCCTCATGCGGTACGAAATGACCTGTCACACCTTTCGTAGCCCACGTGCGCAGATACCGCTCGATATACTGCTGGATACTGCGCGGCTGGACTCCGAGGGAGTTGCCACAGAAGTAGATGCATTTTGGAGCCGAGGATTCGTCCTCGCCTGTTGGGGGCTGTTTAGTATAATCAATCGGCAAAAGCGACGAGAAATATACCTTCATCCCTAGCCAACACCTTCCGCTTCAGGTCCTTTTTGGTCGGAATGATAAACTCGTCCCGGAAGAGTCGCAGCGGATCTTGGGAATCGAGTGCTTCGGCATACTCTCTGGTGTAGGCGCTCACGTCATCGCGGTAGGAGAGCGGGAGACCATGCTTGGGATC carries:
- a CDS encoding uncharacterized protein (ID:PFLUO_003821-T1.cds;~source:funannotate), which encodes MGSRQHGQDPKHGLPLSYRDDVSAYTREYAEALDSQDPLRLFRDEFIIPTKKDLKRKVLARDEGEDESSAPKCIYFCGNSLGVQPRSIQQYIERYLRTWATKGVTGHFVPHEDQLLPPFVDVDTAGAKLMAPVVGALQSEVAVMGTLTGNLHFLMASFYRPTKEKYRIVLEGKAFPSDHYAVESQIRHHNLTPDDAMVLIEPESTDSPILTTEQILKVIDDNASSTALILLSAIQFYTGQYFDIEQITAHAHSKGILIGWDCAHAAGNVDLRLHDWNVDFAAWCSYKYLNSGPGGMAALFVHERHGRVDEKQADSDDTFRPRFSGWWGHDSKTRFNMENKFTPQPGAAGFQLSNPSVLDMNAVVASLEIFDRASMAAIRQKSLSLTGYLEHLLLTSPLDAAAEDNKPFTLITPSNPHERGAQLSLRLQRGLLDSVLSHLEENGVVIDERKPDVVRVAPTALYNTYAEVWEFCQIFLEACRLAVRSRGV